A genomic stretch from Actinomycetota bacterium includes:
- a CDS encoding LOG family protein, with the protein MVEDEDAGVTSSIIGSMHERKALMFDLRTGRGVAGRVGTLEELFEILPWL; encoded by the coding sequence GTGGTCGAAGATGAAGACGCTGGCGTGACCTCCTCAATCATCGGCTCGATGCACGAACGCAAGGCGCTGATGTTCGACCTCCGGACGGGTCGTGGCGTTGCCGGGCGGGTGGGCACGCTCGAGGAGTTGTTCGAGATCCTGCCCTGGCTCTAG